In Runella sp. SP2, the genomic window GGATTTGGTGTATGAAAACATCAAAATTGCGCAGCGTTCTTACAAGTAAGAAAGTTATCCGTTAATTGTTATCAGTTATCTGGACATGGATGAAATTCGCTCTTTTCGAGATTTAAAATGTTGGAAAGAGGGTGTTGTACTTCGCAAGATGGCAAAACCACTATTAGAAAGATTCCCAACAGATGAAAAATATTGATTAACGGATCAACTTATTCGTGCGTTGCGCTCAGTTACTAACAATATTGCTGAAGGCTTTGGAAGGTACAATTACCAAGAGAACATTCAGTTTTGCAGAATTAGTCGCGGTTCGCTCACAGAAATTCAAGACCATTTCATCATTGCGTTAGAAGAAAATTATGTAACTTGGGAGGAGCAACAAGCCATTGATATTCAGGTTGAAAAGTGTGCAGCTCTTATTAATGGTTATATTAATTATTTGAAAAAGCGCAAAGATGCAGGTAACGGATAACGGATAACCAATAACAGATAACAAAATGTCAGCAGGAAATATGAACCTCACCTTGAAGGTGTGGAGACAAAAAAATAAAAAAACAGAAGGGAAAATCGAAACTTACCAAGTTGCTGGTATTTCGCCCGATATGTCATTCTTAGAGATGTTCGACGTATTGAACGAACAACTCATCGGTGAAGGCAAAGAACCTATCGCTTTCGACCACGATTGCCGCGAAGGTATCTGTGGAATGTGCAGCATGTACATCAACGGCCGTCCGCATGGGCCCAAAGGTGGTATCACCACTTGTCAGTTGCACATGCGTAGCTTTAGCGATGGAGATACGATTGTGGTAGAGCCTTGGCGCGCCAAAGCTTTCCCTGTTATCAAAGACTTGGTGGTTGATCGTTCTGCTTTTGACCGCATCCAAGCGGCAGGAGGGTTTGTATCGGTCAACACGGGTAATGCACAAGATGCAAACAGCATTCCAATTGCCAAAGAAGATGCCGACGAAGCATTTGCAGCAGCGGCGTGTATCGGCTGTGGCGCTTGCGTAGCGGCTTGTCAAAATGCTTCCGCGATGCTATTCGTATCGGCCAAAGTATCACAATTTGCGTTGTTGCCACAAGGCCAGCCAGAGCGTAAAATGCGCGTAGAGCGTATGGTAGCACAAATGGACGAAGAAGGCTTTGGCTCTTGTACCAACACAGGTGCGTGCTCGGCAGAGTGCCCGAAAGAAATCTCGTTGGAGCACATCGCTCGCCTCAACCGCGAATACTTAGGCGCTAAATTGACTTCACAGGGAGTTTAAATTTTTACAGCATCTTCATAAAAAAGCCATTCCTCGGAGTGGCTTTTTTTCTATCTATTATGATTCCGTTGCTTTCACAACCCTATCCGCACAATGCGTTATTTTCTCGCTACTGGCTCTTGGTTTCGGCAGGAGCTGGGAGCTTTATTGCGTTATTTTTGATTGTTTTTCAGCCTTTTGGGGCCTCTTATTGGCAGCACCCCGATAAAAATTTGATTTTGGCGGGATACGGGCTTGTGACTTTTTTGTGTTTGTCGGGCATTAGCCTGACCATGCCGCTTTTGTTCAAACGTTGGTATTCAGAGGCAAATTGGACGGTTGGAAAAGAGATTCTGGGGGTTTTGTTAATCTTAGTCATCATTTCGGTCGGAAACTGGCTTTACAGCCAATGGTTTTTTGTGAGTTCGTTTCGGATAAAAGAACTGTTTAGCTGGATAGGTATCACCGTCGCCATTGGTATCATTCCCACGACCATCATTACGTTGCTTGATTATACTCGTTTGCAGCGCAAATACGCAACCGACAAACTGTCGGTTAAAACAGATACGGAAGAACAACCCGCACCTGCGTCGCTGGAAACAATTACGCTAATCGCCGAAAATCTCAAAGACACCTTTAGCCTTTCGCCCGACGAACTGTTGTTTATCGAATCGGCCAGTAACTATTCGGAGGTGGTGTTTTTAAAGGAAAATAACCTTCAAAAAATGCTGATTCGGAGTAGCCTGAGCCGATTAGAAGAGCAGATTCAAAACAGCGACATCGTGCGGTGCCATCGTTCATTTATTGTTAATTTGAAACAAGTAACCAAAATCACGGGCAATGCCCAAGGCTACAAATTACAACTCAA contains:
- a CDS encoding succinate dehydrogenase/fumarate reductase iron-sulfur subunit, producing the protein MNLTLKVWRQKNKKTEGKIETYQVAGISPDMSFLEMFDVLNEQLIGEGKEPIAFDHDCREGICGMCSMYINGRPHGPKGGITTCQLHMRSFSDGDTIVVEPWRAKAFPVIKDLVVDRSAFDRIQAAGGFVSVNTGNAQDANSIPIAKEDADEAFAAAACIGCGACVAACQNASAMLFVSAKVSQFALLPQGQPERKMRVERMVAQMDEEGFGSCTNTGACSAECPKEISLEHIARLNREYLGAKLTSQGV
- a CDS encoding LytTR family DNA-binding domain-containing protein, with protein sequence MAFFLSIMIPLLSQPYPHNALFSRYWLLVSAGAGSFIALFLIVFQPFGASYWQHPDKNLILAGYGLVTFLCLSGISLTMPLLFKRWYSEANWTVGKEILGVLLILVIISVGNWLYSQWFFVSSFRIKELFSWIGITVAIGIIPTTIITLLDYTRLQRKYATDKLSVKTDTEEQPAPASLETITLIAENLKDTFSLSPDELLFIESASNYSEVVFLKENNLQKMLIRSSLSRLEEQIQNSDIVRCHRSFIVNLKQVTKITGNAQGYKLQLKNVGYPLPVARRYTDLMAEYFKK